From a region of the Pukyongiella litopenaei genome:
- a CDS encoding recombinase family protein, producing MNEENKKLTQARNAVIYCRVSSTKQRLEGSGLESQEQRCRAYADDKGYTVEAVFPDDVSGGGDFMKRPGMVALLSYLDAQKGKPYVVIFDDLKRFARDTEFHLKLRREFSQRGATIECLNFRFEDTPEGNSSKR from the coding sequence ATGAACGAAGAAAACAAAAAACTGACGCAAGCGCGAAACGCGGTGATTTACTGCCGCGTTTCCTCGACCAAACAGCGGCTCGAAGGCAGCGGCCTTGAGAGTCAAGAGCAGCGTTGCCGCGCCTATGCAGATGACAAGGGCTACACTGTCGAAGCGGTGTTCCCAGATGATGTCAGCGGCGGCGGCGATTTCATGAAGCGCCCCGGCATGGTGGCACTGCTCAGCTACTTGGATGCGCAAAAGGGCAAGCCGTACGTCGTCATATTCGATGATCTCAAGCGCTTTGCTCGCGATACGGAGTTTCACCTAAAGCTCCGGCGCGAGTTTTCGCAGCGCGGTGCGACTATCGAATGCCTCAATTTCCGCTTCGAGGATACGCCGGAAGGCAATTCATCGAAACGGTGA
- a CDS encoding recombinase family protein: MPQFPLRGYAGRQFIETVIAAQGELEREQNRRQVVQKMKSRVESGFWVFRAPVGYRYEPATSGGGKVLVPDEPLAAVLRKALEGYASGHFASQAEVQRYLERDPHFPKDLKDGTLRPMTVTRLLKKVVYAGYVEAPKWDVSLRKGQHEGLISFETYQQIQDNLEGRKRAPAARKDFNEDFPLRGFVLCDCCGNAMTGA, encoded by the coding sequence ATGCCTCAATTTCCGCTTCGAGGATACGCCGGAAGGCAATTCATCGAAACGGTGATTGCTGCGCAAGGTGAGCTTGAGCGCGAACAAAACCGCCGTCAGGTGGTCCAGAAGATGAAGTCCAGAGTCGAAAGCGGTTTCTGGGTCTTCCGCGCACCGGTCGGCTATCGATACGAGCCAGCGACGTCAGGCGGGGGCAAGGTGCTCGTGCCAGATGAGCCTTTGGCCGCAGTGCTACGCAAGGCGCTTGAGGGCTATGCCAGCGGTCACTTTGCATCGCAGGCGGAAGTTCAGCGGTATCTTGAACGCGATCCGCACTTCCCGAAGGACCTGAAAGACGGGACGCTGCGCCCCATGACAGTTACGCGGCTATTGAAGAAGGTCGTTTATGCCGGATATGTCGAGGCCCCGAAGTGGGACGTGAGCCTGCGCAAGGGTCAGCACGAAGGGCTAATCAGCTTCGAGACCTATCAGCAGATTCAGGACAACCTTGAAGGACGCAAACGCGCCCCTGCGGCACGCAAGGACTTTAACGAAGACTTCCCGCTACGGGGCTTCGTGCTCTGCGATTGCTGCGGCAACGCCATGACCGGAGCCTAG
- the murA gene encoding UDP-N-acetylglucosamine 1-carboxyvinyltransferase — protein MDSILVTGNGPLSGRIPIAGAKNACLTLMPATLLSDQPLTLTNAPRLSDIRTMTTLLQSLGAEVSSLQDGQVLTMSSHDLDNLTADYDIVRKMRASILVLGPMLARHGQAIVSLPGGCAIGARPVDLHLRALEAMGAEMDLRDGYVHAKAPNGLKGGRFAFPFVSVGATENALMAATLARGTTVLENVAREPEIVDLARCLRAMGAQIDGDGTDTITVQGVDQLGGATHPVVTDRIELGTYMLAPAICGGKVELLGGRRDLVGAFCDKLEEADIDVTETADGLTVSRRNNVVRAVNVTTEPFPGFPTDLQAQMMALLCTASGTSVLEETIFENRFMHAPELIRMGARIEVHGGTATVTGVDCLKGAPVMATDLRASVSLILAGLAAEGETRVSRVYHLDRGYEHVVRKLSGVGAKIERIKEE, from the coding sequence ATGGATTCGATTCTGGTGACCGGCAACGGTCCGCTGTCCGGGCGCATTCCGATCGCAGGCGCCAAGAATGCCTGCCTGACGCTGATGCCGGCCACCCTGCTGTCGGACCAGCCGCTGACGCTGACCAACGCGCCGCGGCTGTCGGATATCCGCACCATGACCACGCTGCTGCAATCGCTGGGCGCCGAGGTGAGCAGCCTGCAGGACGGCCAGGTGCTCACGATGTCGAGCCACGACCTGGACAACCTGACCGCCGATTATGACATCGTGCGCAAGATGCGCGCCTCGATCCTGGTGCTGGGACCGATGCTGGCGCGGCATGGCCAGGCGATCGTGTCCCTGCCCGGCGGCTGCGCCATCGGCGCGCGGCCGGTGGACCTGCACCTGCGGGCGCTCGAAGCGATGGGCGCCGAGATGGACCTGCGCGACGGCTATGTGCATGCCAAGGCCCCGAACGGCCTGAAGGGCGGCCGCTTTGCCTTTCCCTTCGTGTCGGTCGGCGCCACCGAAAACGCGCTGATGGCGGCGACGCTGGCGCGTGGGACCACGGTGCTGGAAAACGTGGCGCGCGAACCGGAAATCGTCGACCTTGCCCGCTGCCTGCGCGCGATGGGGGCGCAGATCGACGGCGACGGCACCGACACCATCACCGTTCAGGGCGTGGATCAGCTGGGCGGCGCCACCCACCCCGTCGTGACCGACCGGATCGAACTGGGCACCTACATGCTCGCCCCCGCGATCTGCGGCGGCAAGGTCGAGCTGCTGGGCGGCCGCCGCGACCTGGTCGGCGCCTTCTGCGACAAGCTGGAAGAGGCCGATATCGACGTGACCGAAACCGCCGACGGGCTGACGGTTTCACGCCGCAACAACGTAGTGCGGGCGGTGAATGTCACCACCGAGCCCTTCCCCGGGTTTCCCACCGATCTGCAGGCGCAGATGATGGCGCTGCTATGCACCGCCAGCGGCACCAGCGTGCTGGAGGAAACCATCTTCGAGAACCGGTTCATGCATGCCCCCGAACTGATCCGCATGGGCGCCCGCATCGAGGTGCATGGCGGCACCGCCACGGTAACCGGCGTCGACTGCCTCAAGGGGGCGCCGGTCATGGCCACGGATCTGCGCGCCTCGGTGTCGCTGATCCTGGCGGGGCTGGCCGCTGAAGGTGAAACGCGGGTCAGCCGGGTCTATCATCTGGATCGCGGATATGAACATGTTGTGCGCAAGCTTTCGGGCGTCGGCGCGAAAATCGAACGGATCAAGGAAGAATGA
- a CDS encoding flavin-dependent oxidoreductase: MTVLIAGGGIAGLTLGLTLHQIGVPFRVFESVREMRPLGVGINLQPNAVRELFDLGLESQLDRIGVQTRQYGFYSRLGKTIWEEPRGTWAGYHWPQYSVHRGKLQMMLYETLCNRAGADCVVTGARATGFTNHDHGAELHLDGRASETGALIVGADGIHSAIRAQMNPGEGPPIWGGAILWRGTTQATPFFGGAAMALTGHDTQRLVAYPISKPDPATGKATINWIAEKRVDPAQGWRREDWNRSADIAEFLPDFEAWRFGWLDAPALIRGAEVVYEYPMVDRDPLDGWTEGRVTLMGDAAHPTYPVGSNGASQAIVDARTIGARLLEHGVTPGALSAYEAEMRPRTTAIIRANRGAGPDAILQRVEDLCGGDFETIDDVIPYAELAAHAEKYKQLAGFSVEALNAQPSLIPKDAHLRPRSG; encoded by the coding sequence ATGACGGTTCTGATTGCCGGCGGCGGTATCGCCGGGCTGACGCTGGGGCTGACCCTGCACCAGATCGGGGTGCCATTCCGGGTGTTCGAATCCGTGCGCGAGATGCGCCCGCTCGGGGTCGGGATCAACCTGCAACCCAACGCGGTGCGGGAACTGTTCGATCTCGGGCTGGAAAGCCAGCTGGACAGGATCGGCGTGCAGACACGGCAATACGGTTTCTATTCGCGGCTGGGCAAGACCATCTGGGAAGAACCGCGCGGAACCTGGGCGGGGTATCACTGGCCGCAATACTCGGTGCATCGCGGCAAGCTGCAGATGATGCTCTATGAAACCCTGTGCAACCGCGCCGGCGCCGATTGCGTGGTGACCGGGGCACGGGCCACGGGGTTCACGAACCATGACCACGGGGCAGAGCTGCATCTCGACGGGCGGGCCAGCGAAACCGGCGCCCTGATCGTCGGCGCCGATGGCATCCATTCGGCAATCCGCGCGCAGATGAACCCAGGAGAAGGCCCTCCGATCTGGGGCGGTGCGATCCTGTGGCGGGGAACGACGCAGGCCACGCCCTTCTTCGGCGGCGCGGCGATGGCGCTGACCGGGCACGACACCCAGCGCCTCGTTGCCTATCCGATTTCGAAACCCGATCCGGCGACCGGCAAGGCCACCATCAACTGGATCGCCGAGAAACGGGTCGATCCCGCGCAGGGCTGGCGGCGCGAGGACTGGAACCGCAGCGCCGACATCGCCGAATTCCTGCCCGACTTCGAAGCCTGGCGCTTCGGCTGGCTCGACGCGCCGGCGCTGATCCGGGGTGCCGAGGTCGTCTATGAATACCCGATGGTGGACCGCGATCCGCTGGACGGCTGGACCGAGGGCCGGGTGACATTGATGGGGGACGCGGCGCATCCGACCTATCCGGTGGGGTCGAACGGGGCCAGCCAAGCCATCGTCGACGCCCGCACGATCGGGGCCAGGCTGCTGGAGCACGGCGTCACGCCCGGCGCCTTGTCCGCCTACGAGGCCGAGATGCGGCCACGTACCACCGCCATAATCCGGGCCAACCGGGGGGCCGGCCCCGACGCGATCCTGCAACGGGTCGAGGACCTGTGCGGCGGCGATTTCGAAACCATCGACGATGTGATCCCCTACGCGGAACTGGCCGCCCATGCCGAGAAATACAAGCAACTCGCCGGGTTCTCGGTCGAGGCACTGAACGCCCAGCCATCGCTGATCCCGAAGGACGCCCACCTGCGGCCGCGTTCGGGATGA
- a CDS encoding hydantoinase B/oxoprolinase family protein, with the protein MTGNSAPLDPVTLSVIQAGLQQVCDEMDLSFSRAAFSPVIAEANDRSDGIYDATDGALIAQGAGGLPVFVGTMQYSTRVLIDMIARGEAAQPQPGDIYIVNDPYLGGTHLMDVRFAMPFYRGDSLFCWLSNTGHWPDTGGAVPGGFSASATAVEQEGLRLPPVRLFKQGELDPEIYAIICSNIRVAEQRIGDVKAQAAALLVGADRLAALMDRYGNDTVTRAIAELRTRAAQQMRSCIAHIPDRSYAASAWIDSDGVVNEPLEIRLAVTRTDDGLVFDFAGSSPPCAGPMNSVRATTLSSVYLAMRHIFPEVPMSAGAFEPLTVTGIDGTFLDARYPRPVSGCAAEVSQRIAEAVFAALVPALPGRVTAAPAGTSGNFALGGHDPARGRDYVMYQISGGGYGGNAHHDGLANGCSTIGISKAPPIEIMEQQFPVLYRHYALHEGSGGAGCHRGGLGLDYEVELRRGQAKASFVMDHGRTGPQGALGGGDGGVNRVTVWRSGAPYTPDHLSKEQDIALQPGDRVRVRTPGGGGYGDPFTRDPAAVAEDVRLGRYDRAQARDLFGVALTDAGAADEAGTAALRNGQQTGGKVQ; encoded by the coding sequence ATGACCGGAAACTCCGCGCCGCTCGATCCGGTGACCCTGTCGGTGATCCAGGCCGGGTTGCAGCAGGTCTGCGACGAGATGGACCTGTCCTTTTCCCGCGCCGCCTTTTCGCCCGTGATCGCCGAGGCCAACGACCGCTCTGACGGCATCTATGATGCCACCGATGGCGCCCTGATCGCCCAGGGCGCGGGGGGGCTGCCGGTTTTTGTCGGCACGATGCAGTATTCGACCCGCGTGCTGATCGACATGATTGCGCGTGGCGAGGCCGCGCAACCGCAACCCGGCGATATCTACATCGTCAACGACCCCTATCTGGGCGGCACCCACCTGATGGACGTGCGGTTCGCGATGCCCTTCTATCGCGGCGACAGCCTGTTCTGCTGGCTGTCCAATACCGGGCACTGGCCCGACACCGGCGGCGCGGTTCCCGGCGGGTTTTCCGCCTCGGCCACGGCGGTGGAACAGGAAGGGCTGCGCCTGCCGCCGGTGCGCCTGTTCAAGCAAGGCGAGCTGGACCCCGAGATCTATGCGATCATCTGTTCGAACATCCGCGTCGCCGAACAGCGTATCGGCGATGTCAAGGCGCAGGCCGCGGCGCTGCTGGTGGGCGCGGACCGGCTGGCTGCGCTGATGGACCGCTATGGCAACGACACCGTGACGCGCGCGATTGCCGAACTGCGCACCCGCGCCGCGCAGCAGATGCGCAGCTGCATCGCGCACATCCCAGACAGGAGCTATGCCGCCTCGGCCTGGATCGACAGCGACGGGGTGGTGAACGAGCCGCTGGAAATCCGCCTCGCGGTGACGCGAACCGATGACGGGCTGGTCTTTGATTTCGCCGGATCGTCGCCGCCCTGCGCGGGGCCGATGAACTCGGTCAGGGCCACCACGCTCAGCTCGGTCTACCTGGCGATGCGCCACATCTTTCCCGAAGTGCCGATGAGCGCGGGCGCGTTCGAGCCGCTGACCGTCACCGGCATCGACGGCACCTTTCTCGACGCGCGCTATCCGCGTCCGGTTTCGGGCTGCGCCGCCGAGGTCAGCCAGCGCATCGCCGAGGCAGTGTTTGCCGCGCTGGTCCCCGCCCTGCCCGGCCGGGTGACGGCAGCCCCCGCCGGCACCAGCGGCAATTTCGCCCTGGGCGGGCATGATCCGGCGCGGGGCCGGGATTATGTGATGTACCAGATCTCGGGCGGCGGCTATGGCGGCAACGCGCATCACGACGGCCTGGCCAATGGCTGTTCCACCATCGGCATCTCCAAGGCGCCGCCGATCGAGATCATGGAACAGCAATTCCCGGTGCTCTATCGCCACTACGCGCTGCACGAGGGATCGGGCGGCGCCGGCTGTCACCGGGGCGGGCTCGGGCTCGACTACGAGGTCGAATTGCGGCGCGGGCAGGCCAAGGCCAGTTTCGTCATGGATCACGGGCGGACCGGCCCGCAGGGCGCCTTGGGTGGCGGCGACGGCGGGGTGAACCGGGTCACGGTCTGGCGGTCGGGCGCGCCCTACACGCCCGACCACCTGTCCAAGGAACAGGATATCGCGCTGCAACCGGGCGACCGGGTCCGCGTGCGCACGCCGGGCGGCGGCGGCTATGGCGACCCGTTCACCCGCGACCCCGCGGCGGTGGCCGAGGACGTGCGGCTGGGCCGCTATGACCGGGCACAGGCCCGCGATCTGTTCGGCGTTGCGCTGACCGACGCCGGTGCGGCGGACGAGGCCGGAACCGCCGCGCTGCGAAACGGGCAACAAACCGGGGGAAAGGTGCAATGA
- a CDS encoding adenylate/guanylate cyclase domain-containing protein, which yields MADVAEDSDREDLLVELRRGLRREAATRRILSVIQKSRDDEGPVFEAILTQAAELCEASQASLQLANAERTHFEIAAYWGFEETAFSVGGSAPLDSGRPIPEVIRTGQTINIADLRDTDFYREKDPVISHVVDIEDVRSWLIVPLTDGAQAIGAIALSRKKLDPFAETEIQLVEIFAAQAVIAIENSRQFRALESLNSALEERVRDQVDEIERMGRLKRFLPTAVADVVVSSGSEKILSSHRALLGVLFCDIRGFTAFCETAEPEETIEVLQTYHEEMGKLINAHGAGVDLRMGDGIMVLFNDPIPRDDPAGDAIRLAIAMRARMAELGKDWKRTGYRLGFGVGVSLGYATVGLVGYEGRSDYTASGTAINVASRLCEMADDGEILLSARVAIAVEDTFSSVSTGKVTLKGIREPVEVFRLDPGHAS from the coding sequence ATGGCGGACGTAGCGGAAGATTCGGATCGGGAAGACCTGCTGGTCGAACTGCGCCGCGGGCTTCGACGCGAGGCAGCCACGCGCCGTATTCTCAGTGTCATTCAAAAGTCGCGCGATGACGAAGGGCCTGTTTTCGAAGCCATCCTTACCCAAGCGGCGGAGCTGTGCGAGGCAAGCCAGGCGTCTTTGCAGCTTGCGAATGCCGAACGGACCCATTTCGAAATCGCTGCGTATTGGGGGTTTGAGGAAACCGCGTTCAGCGTTGGAGGATCAGCACCCCTGGACAGCGGCAGACCGATCCCAGAGGTCATTCGAACCGGTCAGACCATCAACATCGCCGATCTGCGCGACACCGACTTCTACCGTGAGAAAGACCCTGTCATCTCGCATGTGGTGGATATCGAGGACGTGCGTTCCTGGCTGATCGTGCCGTTGACAGATGGAGCGCAGGCGATTGGAGCCATAGCCCTTAGTCGCAAGAAATTGGATCCATTTGCGGAAACCGAAATCCAATTGGTCGAGATCTTTGCGGCGCAGGCTGTAATCGCCATCGAAAATTCGCGCCAGTTCCGGGCGCTGGAGTCGCTCAACTCCGCACTTGAGGAAAGGGTAAGGGACCAGGTGGACGAAATCGAACGCATGGGCAGACTCAAGCGTTTCCTGCCCACTGCCGTAGCCGATGTCGTTGTCTCTTCCGGTTCCGAAAAGATACTCTCCAGCCACCGCGCGTTACTGGGCGTGCTTTTCTGCGACATCCGCGGCTTTACCGCATTCTGTGAAACCGCCGAGCCTGAAGAAACCATCGAGGTGCTACAAACCTATCACGAGGAAATGGGCAAACTGATCAATGCCCACGGTGCGGGTGTCGATCTTCGTATGGGCGACGGGATAATGGTGCTGTTCAACGACCCGATCCCCCGCGACGATCCGGCAGGGGATGCCATTCGCCTGGCGATTGCAATGCGCGCCCGTATGGCGGAGCTGGGGAAAGACTGGAAGCGCACAGGCTATCGTCTTGGTTTTGGTGTGGGCGTGTCGCTGGGATACGCGACCGTCGGTCTGGTGGGCTACGAGGGGCGGTCCGACTACACCGCCTCGGGCACCGCGATCAACGTCGCTTCGCGTCTGTGCGAAATGGCCGATGACGGCGAAATTCTGCTCAGCGCTCGCGTCGCCATCGCGGTGGAAGACACGTTTTCATCCGTATCAACGGGCAAGGTCACACTCAAAGGAATACGCGAGCCGGTAGAGGTGTTCAGGTTGGACCCAGGACATGCCTCTTAG
- a CDS encoding DUF2948 family protein yields the protein MSRDATFQEGGETPLNLGALDADDLQVVSALTQDAVFPITEIGWKPGQHRFALLLNRFRWEDRAAAAARGRAPERVQAVLSVNNVLGVASQGVDRSDRDVVLSLLSIGFEPGEDAAGHILLTLAGDGALRLAVEALDVTLRDVTRPYLAPSRQVPEHPE from the coding sequence ATGAGCAGGGACGCGACATTCCAGGAGGGCGGCGAAACACCGCTCAATCTCGGCGCACTGGACGCCGATGATCTGCAGGTGGTCTCTGCCCTGACCCAGGACGCGGTGTTTCCGATCACGGAAATAGGCTGGAAACCCGGCCAGCACCGCTTTGCGCTGCTGCTGAACCGGTTTCGCTGGGAGGACCGCGCCGCCGCCGCGGCCCGTGGCCGCGCCCCCGAACGGGTGCAGGCGGTGCTCAGCGTGAACAATGTGCTGGGCGTCGCGTCGCAGGGCGTGGACCGCAGCGACAGGGATGTCGTCCTGTCGCTGTTGTCGATCGGGTTCGAACCGGGCGAGGATGCCGCCGGGCATATCCTGCTGACGCTGGCAGGCGATGGGGCGCTGCGGCTGGCCGTCGAGGCGCTGGACGTGACCCTGCGCGATGTCACCCGCCCCTACCTGGCGCCGTCGCGGCAGGTGCCCGAACACCCGGAATAG
- a CDS encoding IS630 family transposase, which translates to MGKPHPLELCERAVRLVEQGRTHTEAARRLCVSIKFVNDMVRLKRETGSLAPKPQGNPGRGKLTDVKGWVESRIAARPDLTIDELTAELDTEHGVKVHRSSVGRLLLRLGLSHKKNLQALEQKRQDVADLRRIWIGKRQPFMARHLERLAFIDETSLKTNMAKTTGWAPRGQRLVDHAPFGNWRTQTFIGALRHDRLNAPWVIDGAMNGEMFDLYVETQLAPSLRPGDVVILDNLSSHKSPGAAKAMRDIGAWFLFLPPYSPDLNPIEVAFSKLKALIRKAAARTYQELRKAVGHVCDLFTDEECYNFFKAAG; encoded by the coding sequence ATGGGCAAACCGCATCCTCTTGAGTTGTGTGAACGTGCCGTGCGGCTTGTGGAACAGGGCCGCACGCATACCGAGGCGGCGCGGCGGCTGTGCGTTTCGATCAAGTTCGTCAACGACATGGTTCGGCTCAAGCGCGAGACCGGCTCGCTCGCGCCGAAACCTCAGGGCAATCCCGGGCGCGGCAAACTGACCGACGTAAAAGGCTGGGTGGAGAGCCGGATCGCGGCGCGGCCCGATCTGACTATTGACGAGCTGACCGCGGAACTGGACACGGAGCACGGGGTGAAGGTGCATCGCTCGTCGGTCGGTCGGCTTCTGCTCAGGCTCGGGCTGTCACACAAAAAAAACCTGCAAGCGCTTGAGCAGAAGCGCCAGGACGTTGCCGACCTGCGCCGCATCTGGATTGGCAAGCGCCAACCCTTCATGGCCAGGCATCTGGAAAGACTGGCATTTATTGACGAGACATCGCTCAAGACCAACATGGCCAAAACCACTGGCTGGGCCCCGCGCGGGCAGCGCCTGGTCGATCACGCGCCGTTCGGAAATTGGCGCACCCAGACCTTCATCGGCGCCCTGCGCCATGACCGCCTCAATGCCCCGTGGGTGATCGATGGCGCAATGAATGGGGAGATGTTCGACCTCTATGTCGAAACTCAGCTGGCGCCGAGCCTGCGTCCGGGCGACGTGGTCATCCTCGACAACTTGTCCAGCCACAAAAGCCCCGGCGCGGCCAAAGCCATGCGCGACATCGGCGCGTGGTTCCTTTTCCTGCCGCCCTACAGCCCCGACCTCAACCCGATCGAAGTGGCATTCTCAAAGCTCAAGGCGCTGATCCGAAAGGCCGCCGCCCGAACCTACCAAGAGCTCAGGAAGGCCGTCGGTCATGTGTGCGACCTCTTCACCGACGAAGAATGCTACAACTTCTTCAAGGCAGCTGGATAA
- a CDS encoding hydantoinase/oxoprolinase family protein has protein sequence MGNKAAGAVVGVDVGGTFTDLVEMNPATGAVRLAKVPTTPDNQAHGVMSALAAAECDLAALDLIVHGTTTTTNAVLERKLARTGLITTAGFRDVLELGRRTRPQPYGMTGEFTPLIPRDLRLEVPERMDADGQVVTPLDEDAVAQAGRRLIDAGCESVVVHFLHAYANPDHERRAAAILRGIWPNDHITMGHALLSESREFERGVTAAANAAVQPLLDRYIRRLTGELAAGGYRGEMLVMNGNGGMVGAGRVAQEAAKTVMSGPASGVMAAAYTGRRAGQTSLITYDMGGTSTDVALIRNAEPPVSNEIEVEYAMPIHVPMVDVRTVGAGGGSIARVNASGLLEVGPDSAGADPGPICYGRGGTDPTISDANLLLGRLNPAGLNAVRGGVDAGIVRAIFAGKLGAPLGLDATGAAEAVIRMANLRMAGAIRMVSLSLGADPRDFALFAFGGAGPLHACALARELAIPRVLVPARPGITNAIGCVVADLRHDFVTTLNTPLETLDMDRLRAVLDGQAAEGARLIGAETVEVRDIRQLCSVDMQFIGQTHLLRVDLDGPDITRDALRARFEQAYRQRFRVDLPEIRAAVVNANCSVIGARAELDLSSLIDRAQRRETLSEAQTGSRAVHFTGGWRDTPVYRRDLLPAGFTLTGPAIVEQIDTTVLIEPGDRASGDDDGNILIDIGKAAP, from the coding sequence ATGGGTAACAAGGCGGCCGGCGCGGTGGTGGGTGTCGATGTAGGCGGCACGTTCACCGATCTCGTCGAGATGAACCCGGCGACCGGCGCGGTCCGGCTGGCCAAGGTGCCCACGACACCGGACAACCAGGCCCACGGGGTGATGTCCGCGCTGGCGGCGGCCGAATGCGACCTGGCCGCGCTCGACCTGATCGTGCATGGCACCACCACGACCACCAACGCGGTGCTGGAGCGCAAGCTGGCGCGCACCGGGCTGATCACCACGGCGGGGTTTCGCGACGTGCTGGAACTGGGGCGGCGGACCCGCCCGCAACCCTATGGCATGACCGGGGAATTCACGCCGCTGATCCCGCGCGACCTGCGTCTGGAAGTGCCCGAACGCATGGATGCCGATGGCCAGGTCGTCACGCCGCTGGACGAGGACGCGGTGGCGCAGGCGGGCCGCCGGCTGATCGACGCGGGCTGTGAATCGGTGGTGGTGCATTTCCTGCACGCCTATGCCAACCCCGATCACGAACGCCGGGCCGCCGCGATCCTGCGCGGGATCTGGCCCAATGACCATATCACCATGGGCCACGCGCTGCTGTCCGAAAGCCGCGAGTTCGAGCGCGGGGTGACGGCGGCGGCCAATGCCGCGGTGCAGCCGCTGCTCGACCGGTATATCCGGCGCCTGACCGGCGAACTGGCCGCGGGCGGCTATCGCGGCGAGATGCTGGTGATGAACGGCAATGGCGGCATGGTCGGGGCCGGACGGGTCGCTCAGGAAGCCGCCAAGACGGTGATGTCGGGCCCGGCTTCGGGGGTGATGGCGGCGGCCTATACCGGGCGGCGCGCGGGGCAGACCAGCCTGATCACCTATGACATGGGCGGCACCTCGACCGACGTGGCGCTGATCCGCAACGCCGAGCCGCCGGTTTCGAACGAGATCGAGGTCGAATACGCGATGCCGATCCATGTGCCGATGGTCGATGTGCGCACGGTCGGCGCGGGCGGCGGCTCGATCGCGCGGGTGAACGCCTCGGGCCTGCTCGAGGTCGGCCCCGACAGCGCCGGTGCCGATCCCGGCCCGATCTGCTATGGACGGGGCGGCACCGATCCCACCATTTCGGACGCCAACCTGCTGCTCGGGCGGCTCAACCCCGCCGGGCTGAACGCGGTCAGGGGCGGTGTGGACGCGGGCATCGTGCGCGCGATCTTTGCCGGGAAACTGGGCGCGCCGCTGGGGCTGGATGCGACAGGCGCGGCCGAGGCGGTGATCCGCATGGCCAACCTGCGCATGGCGGGCGCGATCCGCATGGTGTCGTTGTCGCTGGGCGCCGACCCGCGCGATTTCGCCCTGTTCGCCTTTGGCGGCGCGGGGCCGCTGCATGCCTGCGCGCTGGCCCGCGAACTGGCGATCCCGCGCGTGCTGGTGCCCGCGCGGCCCGGCATCACCAACGCGATCGGCTGCGTGGTGGCGGACCTGCGGCACGATTTCGTCACCACGCTGAACACCCCGCTGGAGACGCTCGACATGGACCGGCTGCGCGCGGTGCTCGACGGCCAGGCCGCCGAGGGCGCCCGGCTGATCGGCGCCGAAACCGTCGAGGTCCGGGACATCCGGCAGCTTTGCAGCGTCGACATGCAGTTCATCGGCCAGACCCACCTGCTGCGGGTGGACCTGGACGGGCCGGACATCACCCGCGACGCCCTGCGCGCGCGGTTCGAACAGGCCTACCGCCAGCGGTTCCGCGTCGATCTGCCCGAGATCCGCGCCGCCGTGGTCAATGCCAATTGTTCGGTCATCGGCGCGCGGGCCGAGCTGGACCTGTCGTCGCTGATCGATCGCGCGCAGCGCCGCGAGACCCTGTCCGAGGCCCAAACCGGCAGCCGCGCGGTTCATTTCACCGGCGGCTGGCGCGACACCCCGGTCTATCGCCGCGACCTGCTGCCCGCCGGGTTCACCCTGACCGGCCCGGCCATCGTCGAACAGATCGACACCACCGTGCTGATCGAACCGGGCGACCGCGCCAGCGGCGATGACGACGGCAACATCCTGATCGACATCGGAAAGGCAGCCCCATGA